The window TTTAAAAGTGGGTGACCGTGAACTCCAATGCCTCATGGCTTGTTTCTCCATGCAGGTGGCGTCTTTTCCCGGCAGGCCGAGGTGATCTTCCAGCCTGGGAATGAGCGACTGAGCATCAAGCAGCAGTTTAAAGGCATCGACGAACACGACCACCTGGTGGTGAGCACGGAGCTGGAGGGACGTCTGCCCGCCATCTCGCCGGGATCCTCAGTCCAGATCAACCAGTACAAAGAAATCTACCAGTACGACCAAAACCGTAAGGACCATTTACTCAAACTCAAACACTGGTTCAGAGTAAATCTGCTACTCTGaggtttttaatgtttatttttactcCCAGtgatcacttcctcctccaaccGCGACTACACCATCACCCCTCCTGACGGCGATGTCCAGACCAGAAGCTACCAGTGGCGTCAGACAATCACCTTCCAGAGCTGCCAGCACGACGAGGCCACCAGGGCGGCGCTGTCCACCCAGCAGCTCAGCGTGGACCAGATCTTCGTGATGTTCGACGCCGATAACCATCTGATCCGCTACGCCATGAGCAACAAGATCGGCTCCGTCCACAGTGAGTTCACACGCGTCGTAGACGTCgagcaaaaaaaagattcaaaagcaaaaaaaggaattagGATTTTTCTGCTTTAAACCCAAAGTCTTTGTGTTCTGGACTGTCGGACTTTCAGGAACTTTTCATCAACTAAACGGTTCATTAAAGGAATATTTACCAGACTcattgacaatgaaaataatctttagtcgCAGGGCTGATAATTTCTGATTTGTCCGAGGTTTTCCAGTCTCGGATCAGGACGCAGTCCAGGGCCGAGTCCGGTCTCCTGCTCGCCAGTGAGTTGTTGTGGCTCAGAGGAATGTGGTGAAGCTGAACCTTCAAAGGAAGACAAACAGTCGATTGTTGGTAGCGGCTGTATTTCCTCAGCTGTGAGAACGTTGGCAGGGGGGAAAGGTCAGCGAGAGAGGTCATGGGGATACCAAcctccggggggggggcatcaggACCATTTCTCTTCTCATGAGCAGGAGGGTTGGAGGTAAAAGTGCAGGTTCAGAGTTACACAAGCAAACAGAACTCAGCCGGAGTCAGTGTAACATCTGGGTCTAGTTTCTCCTGTGAGGAGGAATCTTCAGACACTGATGCATGATGGGAACAAGAGACGATTGGTCcatgaagcaaaacaaactgtgtgttttcactttctgaatttcatttttctcttttttttatccctcagGCAGTCTTCCAGAGCAGAATCCGTGTTTCACCGGCCGACACGGTTGCGACATCAACGCCGTGTGTCGTCCAGGCGACGGCCTCCAGTTCAGCTGCGAGTGTTCTGCAGGCTTCGCCGGAGACGGACGCTACTGCCACGGTAACACACGCTCCGAACACCGCGGTGAAAATCACAcggaaatatgttttaaagaagtttatatatacatatatgtatatatatatatatatatatatatatatatatatatatatatatatatatacatataacaaGTGACAATCCCAGTAAAATAACATgaactatatataatataataatataatatatataatatattatatatagacaTATTATAATAatctattattatatatcatcGTCAGACGTGGACGAGTGCAGAGAGAATCTGTGGCTCTGTGGATCCAACGCCGTCTGCAGCAACCAGCCCGGAAGCTTCCGCTGCGAGTGTGAGAGCGGCTTCACGTTCGCCAGCGACGGACGGACCTGCGTCGGTAcgttcacacgtgtgtgtgtggctgtgtgtgtgtgtgtgtgtatgtgtgtgtgtccacagctgtgtttgtgtgtgtgtgggcggagTGTGTCATtcctgtgtgtgactctgtttGAAGAGAGTCTCTTGTTAaagagacagatgttcagatgttctcAAAGCCGCCAGGACACGAAAACTGGAGGTTTGGTTTCGACTGTAAACGTGACTTGTtctcactgatcatctttatatacagtcagtgatcgtctttatatacagtcagtgatcgtctttatatacagtcagtgatcgtctctatatacagtcagtgatcgtctttatatacagtcagtgatcgtctttatatacagtcagtgatcgtctttatatacagtcagtgatcgtctttatatacagtcagtgatcatctttatatacagtcactgatcgtctttatatacagtcagtgatcgtctttatatacagtcagtgatcgtctttatatacaggcagtgatcgtctttatatacagtcagtgatcgtctttatatacagtcactgatcgtctttatatacagtcagtgatcgtctttatatacagtcagtgatcgtctctatatacagtcagtgatcgtctttatatacagtcagtgatcgtctttatatacattcagtgatcgtctttatatacagtcattgatcgtctttatatacagtcagtgatcatctttatatacagtctctgatcgtctttatatacagtcagtgatcgtctttatatacagtctctgatcgtctttatatacagtcactgatcgtctttatatacactcagtgatcgtctttatatacactcagtgatggtctttatatacagtcagtgatcgtctttatatacagtcagtgatcgtctctatatacagtcagtgatcgtctttatatacagtcactgatcgtctttatatacactcagtgatggtctttatatacagtcagtgatcgtctttatatacagtctctgatcgtctttatatacagtcactgatcgtctttatatacagtctctgatcgtctttatatacagtcactgatcgtctttatatacactcagtgatcgtctttatatacactcagtgatcgtctttatatacagtcagtggtcatCTTTATATAAGTTATTCATGTGCGTTGTGTCTCCGTCCCGTCCTCCAGAGGAGAACCGTCCGGTCGATCactgtcagacaggaagtcacgACTGCGACGTCCCGGATCGAGCTCAGTGCAGCTACAGCGGCGGCTCGGCCTTCGTCTGCTCCTGCCTGCCGGGCTTCGTGGGCGACGGTCGCGTGTGTCGGGGTGAGTCCGTCTTATCAGGAGTGTTGTCATCTGCGGAACCTTGGGGctgtgttgtggtttgtttCGGTATCAGCTGCAGGGGAACCAGTCGTGTTCAGAGCAGCTGAACAAACAATACGTTTCACTTCCTGTAACTCTGAGACACTGAGTTCTCCACACGACGACATTAGATCAGTTTCctcctctaaagtgaagccaaatcatcctgatcgccccctggtggcggtTAAAAGTCCTTTAATGAGACGTCTAGGTGAATTCCTGTGGGGGCAGCACCCTAGTGGTCGGTACTGGTACTGTACGTTAAACCAGAGTTTCGTCTGTAATTCACATTCGTCCTCATCTTTCGTTTTTTCTTTGCGTCCGCTCAGACGTAGACGAGTGTCAGCAGGACCGGTGCCACCGCGACGCCCTCTGCTCCAACGCGCCGGGCTCCTACACCTGCCGCTGCCACCCTGGTTTCCACGGCGACGGATTCCAGTGCAGCCCCACATCCACAGGtaggtgacacacacacccggTCACAGCAGAATGGTGAAGGTCTGAAAGGTCTGTAGTGAAAAACAGACTGACGTTTGATCCACAGACGTCTCACAGGGGACGAGTGCAAAACACTCGAGCTGAATGTTCACGTGGGAAGAACGGAGACGAGGTGACGGAGGATCAACAGATTTCAGATCAGACTCAACAAACACTGGATGACGCACAGAACTCTGGGTTCATGTGCTCAGGGTCGTCGACGTCGTCCGATCAGACAAAGACGAAACGACAGAATCACTCGTCTCGTATCTCTGTTCTGTTCACTCACTGACCCACTTCTCAAAAACAAGttgcagaggcagagatgaaaTATTGTCTGAGGGAGTTTTGGAGGAACAGTCATATTTTTCCCAAAACCAAAATATGAGAAGGACACAGACTCTGTGTTTCGCCGTGTTGTGTCCGTGTTATACATTACGTTGAATGTGATGATAAACTCCAGTTTACAGGTTTTGCGAATTGCCCACATGATTTCTTTTCTCCGGTAGAGGAACATTAATCTAACGCTACTTCACCTTCTCCTCCCGATCTGATGTGTCATATTCAGATGTCATGTTttctcctcgtcgtcgtcgtgtgtCGGTGGTTTGGCTTCACCCCGGCGCTGCAGCAGTGATTCCAGGTGTCGGGAGCCGAGCGCCGCAAACTAATTACAGCTTCACTCCTCCGCTCCAAAGTCTTGTCATATTTTCATGGTCTTTACGACCTTCAAGTCTACAGTTACTGTCGCCTGTCGGAACCCGTCGCTGCGTCGCAGCAGCTCACTTTGTCTTTGATGGTCGACCTGCTGTCTGTGGTGTTTCTGTGATGCTGCGAGGACGGAGGATGTTTCCCGCGGCGACCACAGAGTCTTTAACCAGAGGTTTTCTCTGCAGCTGCCACGTCCCAGAATCCAGTTTTCTGATTTGTAATGTTTCTGACAATATACAGCAGCGGATGATGATTGTTTCAGTGTCAGTAAATGgctgcaactattttgaaaaatgttcctCACAATTTCTGAAGTTCGTCCTCCAGAGATTTTCACTGTAATATCATTTAGAACAAGACAACTCATTAAGTCCTGACATTTGAAAACTTGAACCAGAGAATATTTGGAGATTTCTCAAGAAACATGTGTCACTAAAATCAATCAGTTGATCAATACAGGAATTCAATTCATCAATTGGTCAATTGTTAAAATAGaagaaacaacaaataataTAAAGAAGGAATGGAAGAGAAATCATCAGGAATCAAACAGGAACTAAAAAACCTTTTGAgaaaattagattaaaaaatCTTCATGACGAAAGATCGCAACATCGTCCGCTGCTGTTGTCAGAAATTGATGCTAAAATTCTAAGCATTAGCTTTTTACATTGAAATGAAGAAGCATTTAAGACTTAAGTTTAATTTgtgcgataaaaaaaaatagccatGCAAATTTTTTCATGCTATCAGCCTTCGGGTGCCAGATGTTAGCATGTTATGCTATGCATGTATGATAACAGGTAAAATCCAGTTTGAGATGATGAACGTCAAGTCCTGACAGCTAACACGCTAACGCTAACACGCTGAGATTTCCAAAAAGTCTTGCATCTGTACAGTTCCTGTAGATGTCTCACTCTGATTCTTATTCTGTGTCCTCAGAGCGGGAGAAGACCGAGTGTGAGCGTCAAAGAGACGCCcaggctgccgccgccgctgccgcctcCTCcggcttcttctccttcttccgtCCCCGACCGGCCGTCGGTCAGTACGTCTTGCAGTGCGACCAACACGGAGCGTTCGAGCCGACGCAGTGCCACGCCGGCATTGGTCAGTGCTGGTGCGTGGACGCCAACGGACAGGAGATCCCCGACACCCGCACCGGCACCGGCAGCATGCCGCTGTGTGAGTCCGTCCTCAGAAACCATGAAGCTGACTAAAGTTGTCTGACATTTACACTGTTATGAAATATTGTCCACAATAAAGTAAAgtcttttcctccttcacagGTATTAACCAGGCAGTGACTCCGCCTCCGGTGGGCCCGACGCCGCGGCCCGACGTTCACCCCATTGCTCCGGGAACTCACCTGCTGTTTGCTCAGAGCGGGAAAATCGAACAGGTTCCTCTGGACGGATACAAcatgaggaaggaggaggccaAACCTCTGCTGCACATCCCGGTAAGACTCGGAGATGGATCTGTTGAAGCTGCCATGGCGACGCATTGTTCGCGTGTTTCAAGGACTTGGGATACTTAGAAGCTCACGATACTCGGCAGACATGTTGAAAGTGGCAATTCCTGATGATGTAAATGGCATTTTAGTCAAATTCTTTCAACCATTTGAAGCCGCATTAGGCTGTAAAGTTTGAAAAGGTCATTACAGTTCAACTACTTAATTTTTAATGGTGATGGAGGAACAAAAAGGATTCACAGATGGTTTCATATGTAGAGATGCTGAAGAACCTACAGACTCACTGTTCGTCATGAATCGAGTTAAATCACTTCAGACCGTTTCTGAAACAATCCTCTTATTGTTCAGAactctgttcttctcttttctgtcactgtcGTCTTCTCTGACTCTCCAACGCTCCGGACAAAAGACTCTTTGAAAATGTCTCCAGATGAATGAAAGCGTCTGTTCCCTCCCTCAGGACCGGGTGGTGATCGCCCTGGCCTTCGACTGTGTGGAGCAGATGGTTTACTGGACCGACATCACCGGGCCGGCGATCAGCAAGGCCAGCGTGAGCGGAGGAGACGTCATTCCGGTCGTCACTAAAGGTACGACAGACGTCAGAGCGCCAGATCGAGGCGGGAAGGAAggagtgaaaaacacaaacagcccaGTTTCACTTTCACCAGTCACTGGTTCAGagcttttttttagtttgtctgAGTCTCTGAGAATCTTGTGTCAGTAAGTGATCAGATTCCACTTGAGATAATGAAGTGAATTAAGTCAGAACCAAACCTTTACGtcctcagagctgcagagtcctGAAGGCATCGCCATCGACCACGTGTCGCGCCTCCTCTTCTGGACCGACTCCATGCGAGACACCGTGGAGGTGTCCCAGCTGGACGGCAGCCAGCGCAAAGTCCTGTTCGACACTGACCTGGTCAACCCTCGACCCATCGTCACCAACCCGGCATACGGGTGAGTCGCCAGTTAACAGGGTTTCATTGACagaggaaagtggaaaaaagtgaaagcaaTAAGACGTAGTCAGATGTAACTTGTAGTTAAAGCGATGTGTCGTCTGCGTACAGCGATCAGAGATGCGGTGCTGCTGAACAGTAGAGTCAAATTGAAACACGtaaagtgaaaaataagaaGTGGTTTGGTTCTTCTGGTTCCAGGCGGCTGTTCTGGGCAGACTGGGACAGAGACGGGCCTAAAATCGAGATGGCCAACATGGACGGGACCGACCGAAGCGTCCTGGTGAAGGACGACCTGGGGCTTCCCAACGCTCTGACCTTTGACTCCGACAACCAGCAGCTGTGCTGGGCCGACGCAGGTGAGGAATCTACCGCTAACTGAGATTTCTCCCATTTACCGGGAGGATGAAACTTTTCGCAGAGAGCGAACGTTCGTCACCATGAGTTTGTGATGAGCGATTTCCTCGCGGCTCATGTTTTGATCGGCCTCTGCAGGAACCAGGAAGGTGGAGTGTATGGATCCTCACCGGCGGCTGAGGAGGCAGATCGTCGACGGGATCCATTACCCCTTCGCCCTGGTGTCGTTCGGAAAGAACCTCTACTACACCGACTGGAGGAGgtacagaaacacactcacacaaacagcttCCTTAGATTCTCTGCTGGTTCCTCCTTTACCTGAGTAGACTCATAATTTGGAGATTTAGAAACAATCCTGAACGATTCATTTCCCTGTGGAGAGCGTTGATGTGACGTCACTGCGTTGTTTCACAGGGAGGCTGTGGTCGCTGTGGACCGCCACTCGGAGAAAGAGACGGATGAGTTTCTGCCGCAGAAACGCTCGCGGCTGTACGGCATCACCACGACGTCCACACAGTGTCCGCAAGGTACAACAtcatcagtcagtcactcagtccaGTCACAAGGGAAACGATGAAGGAAAGGAGTCAAGGAagcaaaagagacaaacaatccATAAGACATGAGGGAGCGAGTTTAAAGAACAGAAGAactttttgaaagaaatgtttaTTGAGAAGAGTCAAGATGTGCTTATCTTAGCTTAAGCTTAGCTTattttagcttagcttagcacaaagagtGGAAGCAGGGGTAAACAGCTAGCCTGACTGTCTGATGTTCCAGTCGACCTGCTCCGTACACGAGTCCAGTCCACGTTCACTTATTAATCATATTGCTTGTTTATCTATTGTGGTCGATAAATCTGACAATTAACATAGACGTGATTTAAACGTCTCGAAATTCAAATATCTTAAAGTcttaaatttaatttgatgaACATTGTTTTGAGGTGAACTCGCCCTTTAACCCTGAGGCCCTACATGATTCTATGAGCTCTGGTCTGATGCAGCGGGAGAAGAACAAGTTTCCTTGCCGAGCGTAGTAATTGATTCCAGACGTGTGGATGTGTAACCGTGGGAACGGCGGGGCGACGCGACCTCAGGGAACCAGCTGTGGACTCTGAGTCTCACATCTGGCTCCGAGCCCGGAACTGTGCAGCGAAaaccacctgctgctcctcctgaccGGCGCCGGGTCGCCGGGTTTCAGTCTGTTAGtttagagctgcgacagttaaaagatgaatcgattagtaatcgactactaaattaatcgccaactattctgattttatgaaccaaacaactaatcgattaatcgagaaaataatcattagtttagtttttctgtGATCCCTTATTTTCCAGAGCAgaactgtaaaaatatttttgacactTTTTCACTAAACTTCACAATCATGTTCATCAGAAAGTGAAGGAATTTTTTCTAATACAACAACATCGACCCTGAACGCGAACAAGCTACAGACAACTGTTGgacaacaataataacagttatgaagatgaaaacagaaatgtcaatCAATTTTACCTTCTACAGTCCGTCAGTTATTcgtaaaacaaaatcatttaaatgaaacGTCTGTGGAGTGAAGTTAATATTTCTGTAATTCCATGTCAGCGTTGTCGACTTGGTCAGAGATGCCGCGCAGCCTTCTGTACGGTGGCCCACTAGTGTCAAACAGAATGCAAAAGTCACCAGTGCAACGGAAAGTGAGCGACATCGGATGTTCACGTCTGTTGCCGTGGTGATGTATACGCGTCATTTGCACAGTGTAGTGTGGCGTAAATATCCGCAGCGCTCTGGTGCCAAATCCACCGTAAACGATGACGTCACAAGGACGCTGTGAGTCGTCGATGTGACGTCAGCGTTAAAGTTCTGAGATCAACACTCGTCACAAGTGTTGAGTGAATCAATGTGTGAATCACATCTCCTGGATTGACTAACGTTAGCTACATGACGTGACGCATCACGCTTCACGTGAGGATAACTTCGCTCCTGTTTattcctctcctcactcttCAGTCTACAACTACTGCAACAACAACGCCGGCTGTTCTCACCTGTGTCTGCCGCGGCTCGGCGGCTTCACCTGCCGCTGCCCGGACGCCGCCGCCGGCCGATGCGAGGAGAGGAACCCGTGAGAGGAGGGACGGAAACCCGTAactgtaaatgttgtgttttcattacttGAACTGAACATTTCTACGATCGTGTTAACGCCCTGGGAAACTGTATTTATGATGTCACACCTCAGATGAGTTCAGATTCGGCTCCTGAGGTTTTTGTGAAACGTGTTTGTAGTTTGACTGAATCGGATTAAAATgaagagatgttttttggtttcaattcagcaggaaaatggaaaaaacaaaacaaaacctttgacCAGATGATGAACTTCAGGTTGTGTTGATagtatttttaatgtaaaactcGTTATTGATTTCTTGGGGAAGTGATCTGAAAGAAACGTGTGAGAAAGAATCCGGTAGAATTCGTGTTCACAGATAATGAACATCAGCAAATATCTC is drawn from Scophthalmus maximus strain ysfricsl-2021 chromosome 8, ASM2237912v1, whole genome shotgun sequence and contains these coding sequences:
- the LOC118312784 gene encoding nidogen-1-like, producing the protein MSPGSRSRLWVWSCLLSLGVLTRALELDELFQFGPAAGDQELPPGSDSTAEVPLDGPLFFFGQNFDRVYINTNGFVSSFNPPAESEHLGKMPANFTMMAALLGDLDNSDGQGNVFYRRDSSPDVLSRAHEHIKQAFPRDYNVEPSSVLVITWVNMAARGTPGQGDGLDAKRNTFQLVLASMKSSSCAILLYPTSGLQFHSTSVGGESKLLEAGFNEGMVARWYGTTHGIYFRTTTDEEASIRDLTEKTNSGRKGVWVYEIGPSGFFAAIIPGIVPNFPEEEEVTTKPPVTMLPRKPDEQQEVDFSMTTETAPEEKEAYPTEAPTEYQTGDPEAETVTPGYVTPEPEEPEYEAPGQFEPEYPDSGTVTSTYRAPAGDPPSYPEQTETRYPISDPLQPRYTSPEPSEPRYSPVQPGYPVPGPAQPRNTIPGSSQPRYSPVQPGYADPEPVQPVPPYSQPQHPQIIVVDEDEDLDVDVFAYNLETCAHNRHKCSAFADCRDYSNGYCCHCRPGFYGDGKNCVAEGKPQRMNGKVNGRVFVGNSPSPVEFSNNDLHSYVVANDGRAYVAISSIPDSVGPSLQPLSSLGGVIGWAFALEQPGFQNGFSLIGGVFSRQAEVIFQPGNERLSIKQQFKGIDEHDHLVVSTELEGRLPAISPGSSVQINQYKEIYQYDQNLITSSSNRDYTITPPDGDVQTRSYQWRQTITFQSCQHDEATRAALSTQQLSVDQIFVMFDADNHLIRYAMSNKIGSVHSSLPEQNPCFTGRHGCDINAVCRPGDGLQFSCECSAGFAGDGRYCHDVDECRENLWLCGSNAVCSNQPGSFRCECESGFTFASDGRTCVEENRPVDHCQTGSHDCDVPDRAQCSYSGGSAFVCSCLPGFVGDGRVCRDVDECQQDRCHRDALCSNAPGSYTCRCHPGFHGDGFQCSPTSTEREKTECERQRDAQAAAAAAASSGFFSFFRPRPAVGQYVLQCDQHGAFEPTQCHAGIGQCWCVDANGQEIPDTRTGTGSMPLCINQAVTPPPVGPTPRPDVHPIAPGTHLLFAQSGKIEQVPLDGYNMRKEEAKPLLHIPDRVVIALAFDCVEQMVYWTDITGPAISKASVSGGDVIPVVTKELQSPEGIAIDHVSRLLFWTDSMRDTVEVSQLDGSQRKVLFDTDLVNPRPIVTNPAYGRLFWADWDRDGPKIEMANMDGTDRSVLVKDDLGLPNALTFDSDNQQLCWADAGTRKVECMDPHRRLRRQIVDGIHYPFALVSFGKNLYYTDWRREAVVAVDRHSEKETDEFLPQKRSRLYGITTTSTQCPQVYNYCNNNAGCSHLCLPRLGGFTCRCPDAAAGRCEERNP